CGGCGATGCCGTCGATCCCGACGAAGGTGCTGGCCCGGGTCTGATGCGCAGCCTTGAAGATGTCACCATCCTAGCCATGGCCCACCGCGCCGCCGAAAGCCTCGAATGATCGCGGGATTCAGAGTGCCGGTTCGCGATGTACCAGCACCCGCAGCGCTTGTCGCGGCGCCTTCCCGTCCGCGGCGTGAATGACGGCCAGCGTGCGCTCGCCGGCCGCCTGCTGAAGCGTGCCGGCGTGGAAGCGCTTCAGACCTTCCTTGCCGTTTCCGTTAGCGAGCTGGAACACGGTTTCGCTCCCGGCAGGCAGGTCGCGGAGGACCGTCTTGCCCGCGGGCAATGCAATCTTTTCAGTGCCAAAAATCACCGCCACGGTGACCATGGAAAAATTCACCAGACAGAGTTTTCCCGTGGGAAAGTGCACCGTGTCCGACGGGATGAGGAGCGCACGCGGTTCCTTCCAGGTCGGTGCCCCCGGGGCACGGGACAGCAGCACGAACAGGTCCCCCTCGCCAGTTCGCTTCACCGTGGTCCACGGAGCGCCTGACTCATCTAGCAACCGGATCGCACCCTCGCCTCGCGGCACGCTGGCCGCCGCGCTGGGACGGCCGAGCGAGAGCCGGAGCGGATTGGGTTTCATGGTCCCGGACGCCACCGTTATTTCGCGTGGGGGGATGCTGCCAACCGGGGCTTCCAGTTCGTGCCGCACCCCGTCGCGGACTTCCTGGCGGAAAGGCGGCTGCTCCCCCACCGGAAGAAAGCGAACCGTATCGGCCTCGGCGACCTCCTCCGCGGCAGGTTCTTGCGAAGACGAGCCAGACGGCAAAAGCAGCAGCCCGAGCAGGAGGACAGAGAGAGCGGCGGGGCGAGGCTTCACTTTGCGAAATCATGGATCCCCGTCCGCACGCACGTCGAGCAGGGCGTTAAACTACGTGAAATCTTCATGGGCGGATCGTGCTACGGCGCGACCGGCGGAAGAGAAACATCGCACCAAGGCATCCAAAAAGTGCGGACGAAGTTTCGGGCACCGCCGTCGCGAGATTCCCGGCACTGCCATTCCACAATTTCGAAACTTCATCTCCGGTCAGCTTTCCGCTCCAGATCGCAAAATCATCAATGTCCGCGGTGCCCGAGTAGTTGCCCGTGCCACTGCCGCCGATCATCGTGTTCAAGCTGGCACTGAGCGTGCCGCTGCCAATCGCATCTCCTGTGCCGTTCAGCAGGGTGCCATCAAGATACCACTGTGCAAGGTCCGTGGTGTTGTCGAGGACCAGCGTGACGAGGTGCCAGCCGCCGTCGTGGAAATTCAGGGCCTCATTCTGGCGCGTACCGGTGGAAGTCTTGACCTTGCCCTCGCGGCCCCCGGTGAGGGTGGTGATCACCCAACCGGTGTTGTTTCCGCTGGACCAATTGCTATTGCCCACGATGGCCGCGTCATTGGTCGCGATGGTGCGCACCCACAGCGAAACCGAGAAATCGCCTGTATAAATCGAGTCTTGATTCCCCACCTGAACCGCCCAGTCGCTCGGCGTCGCCCCTGAATTCCCGTTATTGTTGAAGTCCGCCGCCTGTCCGAACTTGCCGGTCGTGAAATTATCGCCGGGCGTCGCATTCGTGCCCACCACTGTGCCACTGACCAAGGTTGCGCCCCCGGCGGCCGTGTCACCGTCGAGCGGGAGATAGATTGAGAGGGTCGCCGCATGTGAATGGGCGACCACGAGGGGAAGAAGAAAGAAACCACGTTTCATTTATGGGGAGGTTGTCAGTTCGGACTCCAGCGCTCCATGGCATGAAGGCAATTTCTCCTGACAAATTCGCAATCACGGCTCGACCCCGGGGCGGGTCGTGCCCCAGCCTCACCACCATGGAGAAAGGATTCATACTTCCCGTTCCTCAACGCGTTGGCATCCGGCTCATCGACTGGGCGCAGGGCTTCGGCTACCGGCTTTACGGCGGCATCCTCGATTTTATGCGGGCCGGACATCCACTTGAGCTCGAATTCGAGCAACCGAGCGGTAGCGACATCAAGCCAGTGAAGATCGACAAGAACTGGAAGGGCGACGGCCTGCTGGTCTTCCGATATACGGCCGAAGAGGCGAAGGAATGGCGGCGCCACAAGATCCCCGTGGTGAACCTCAGTACCGAGCAACCGCCACGGCTCGCAGGCTTTCCCCGGGTGACCCTCGACAACGCCCGCGCCGGCGAGATGGCGGCGGAGCATCTCCTCAACCTCGGCCTGCGACAGTTCGCGTTCCTGCATGATTCCAACCGGCTCTATTCGCGAGAGCGGATGGAAGGGTTCCGCCGTCGGCTCGATGAGGCGGGCTTTCCCCTCCACGTCATAGACATCCCATCCAGTACTTTCCCACCGAAAATCCGCGCTAAGCAAAACCTCGAAATGGCCTGGCGCCAGCTCGCGCGGTTGCCGCAACCTTGCGGATTGTTTGCCAAGGACGACATCGCCGCGGTGATGGCGATCCGGGCTTTGAGGGAAATCGGTTTGCGTGTGCCGCAGGACGTTCCGGTGCTGGGCGTGGCGGACGACATCGTCCATTGCCTGGCCACGACGCCACCGATCTCCAGTCTGCGATTCCCGGGCAAGGCCATCGGCTTCGCCGCCGCGCAGTTGCTCTACCGCCAGATGAGCGGTGAGAAGATCGACCCTCGCGAGCACCTGAGAATCCCGCCGCGCGGCGTGGTGGTTCGAGAATCCACCGGCCATGTCGAACTGCTCGACCCGATCGTGACCCGCGCGCTGGCGGTGATC
This genomic interval from Luteolibacter arcticus contains the following:
- a CDS encoding LamG domain-containing protein; its protein translation is MKRGFFLLPLVVAHSHAATLSIYLPLDGDTAAGGATLVSGTVVGTNATPGDNFTTGKFGQAADFNNNGNSGATPSDWAVQVGNQDSIYTGDFSVSLWVRTIATNDAAIVGNSNWSSGNNTGWVITTLTGGREGKVKTSTGTRQNEALNFHDGGWHLVTLVLDNTTDLAQWYLDGTLLNGTGDAIGSGTLSASLNTMIGGSGTGNYSGTADIDDFAIWSGKLTGDEVSKLWNGSAGNLATAVPETSSALFGCLGAMFLFRRSRRSTIRP
- a CDS encoding XylR family transcriptional regulator, with amino-acid sequence MEKGFILPVPQRVGIRLIDWAQGFGYRLYGGILDFMRAGHPLELEFEQPSGSDIKPVKIDKNWKGDGLLVFRYTAEEAKEWRRHKIPVVNLSTEQPPRLAGFPRVTLDNARAGEMAAEHLLNLGLRQFAFLHDSNRLYSRERMEGFRRRLDEAGFPLHVIDIPSSTFPPKIRAKQNLEMAWRQLARLPQPCGLFAKDDIAAVMAIRALREIGLRVPQDVPVLGVADDIVHCLATTPPISSLRFPGKAIGFAAAQLLYRQMSGEKIDPREHLRIPPRGVVVRESTGHVELLDPIVTRALAVIREEAGRQAITAQELCRRVGVSRESLRLRFHETLGRSPKQEVDRQRADLVGEILRRQNWTLERIAQHCGFTGSDELCRFFKRVKGCTAGSWRSG